The following coding sequences lie in one Allochromatium vinosum DSM 180 genomic window:
- a CDS encoding ABC transporter permease, giving the protein MSTDTQHGESSLLIQLQHGLKREQFERALHDIRAGWKRRELWMTLGLQDVRQRYRRSKLGPFWITLSMAIMVLALGLLYGQIFGQDLHDYLPFLAAGFVIWGLIASLVNDGCQSFILAEGMIRQLNAPLSIYAYRGLWSTLIAFAHNIWVFLGVALWFGVDLNWNLLWVPVALLMLFLNGLWMALFLGLLSARFRDVPLIIGSVVQVLFFITPVIWKPDMLPGRALWLDLNPFYHLVEIMRAPLLGQPPSLGNWLTVIAITIIGWAVALFFYSAYRWRVAYWV; this is encoded by the coding sequence ATGTCGACCGACACACAACATGGCGAGTCGTCCCTGCTGATCCAACTCCAGCATGGACTCAAGCGCGAGCAGTTCGAACGCGCCCTGCACGATATCCGCGCCGGCTGGAAGCGGCGCGAGCTCTGGATGACGCTCGGTCTCCAGGACGTGCGCCAACGCTATCGGCGCTCCAAACTGGGGCCGTTCTGGATCACGCTGTCGATGGCGATCATGGTTCTGGCGCTCGGGTTGCTCTACGGACAGATCTTCGGTCAGGATCTGCACGACTACCTGCCCTTCCTGGCCGCCGGCTTCGTCATCTGGGGGCTGATCGCCAGCCTCGTCAATGACGGCTGTCAGTCCTTCATCCTCGCCGAGGGCATGATCCGCCAGCTCAACGCGCCGCTGTCGATCTACGCCTATCGCGGCCTCTGGTCGACCCTGATCGCCTTCGCTCACAATATCTGGGTCTTTTTGGGCGTTGCGCTCTGGTTCGGGGTGGATCTCAACTGGAATCTGCTGTGGGTGCCGGTCGCACTCCTGATGCTGTTTTTGAATGGTTTGTGGATGGCGCTCTTCCTCGGTCTGCTGAGCGCGCGCTTTCGCGACGTGCCACTGATCATCGGCAGCGTGGTGCAGGTGCTGTTCTTCATCACGCCGGTCATCTGGAAACCCGACATGCTGCCGGGACGCGCGCTCTGGCTCGATCTCAACCCCTTCTACCACCTGGTCGAGATCATGCGCGCCCCGTTGCTCGGTCAACCACCGTCACTCGGCAACTGGCTGACGGTCATCGCCATCACGATCATCGGCTGGGCGGTGGCGCTCTTCTTCTATTCGGCCTACCGCTGGCGCGTCGCTTACTGGGTTTGA
- a CDS encoding elongation factor G, whose amino-acid sequence MKKPSRSSHVRNIGVAAHVDAGKTTLTERILFYTGASHKIGEVHDGAAHMDYLAEEQRHGITITAAVTQARWREHLIQLIDTPGHVDFSIEVERALRVLDGGVIVLDGVRGVEPQTETVWRQRARFKLPALLFINKMDRPGADFDRCLASVKQRLHAEPVPITVPVPEAGGVLHLIDRTLIRFIGEQGEQVIVDPCPPEIWERHRARREALALAAAEVDESLADLVLSGGEPSPEQLRAAIRAGTLAGTLFPCYGGSALRNLGVQPLLDGVIDFLPAPLDRPAALAERPDGTHEEVVMAPDGPLAALAFKVQLWDGRRHVFARLYRGRLSPGDAIEFLTADGRVQREQVARLFEVDAGKKTKRDLAEAGDIVLLAGLRFATTGDTLCTPGQVLSLERIQAHDPVLGLAIEPAAGTEEDKLVEVLGKVRQEDPTLRVEEDPETGQRLLRGMGELHLQIVIERLEREFGVGVRVGRPAVATRETITQPASAEALFAPPPTPDPRQPDLMARAVVSVRLRERGGGNLIELEPRLRPEGAQLDEAHVQAIRESIDTTLTSGPLQGAQVLDVAVSVEEVELFGAGSTPAATAAAVGKALRKALENARPALLTPVMRLEVVVPEPNLGAVLGDLQARRALIQATEIQDDLATIRAEAALEPLLGYATTLRSLTQGRGQFSLEFERFDL is encoded by the coding sequence ATGAAAAAACCATCCCGATCGTCGCACGTTCGCAATATCGGGGTTGCTGCTCACGTGGACGCGGGCAAGACGACGCTCACCGAGCGCATCCTGTTCTACACCGGCGCCTCGCACAAGATCGGCGAGGTGCACGATGGCGCGGCCCACATGGACTATCTGGCCGAGGAACAGCGCCACGGTATCACCATCACCGCCGCCGTCACCCAGGCCCGGTGGCGTGAGCATCTGATCCAGCTCATCGACACGCCCGGACACGTCGATTTCTCGATCGAGGTCGAGCGCGCCCTGCGGGTGCTCGATGGCGGCGTCATCGTGCTCGATGGTGTCCGGGGCGTCGAACCCCAGACCGAGACGGTGTGGCGTCAGCGCGCGCGCTTCAAGCTGCCGGCGCTGCTGTTCATCAACAAGATGGATCGTCCGGGCGCGGATTTTGACCGTTGTCTGGCGTCCGTCAAGCAGCGTTTGCACGCCGAGCCGGTGCCGATCACGGTTCCGGTGCCCGAGGCCGGCGGCGTCCTGCATTTGATCGACCGAACGCTGATTCGTTTCATCGGCGAGCAGGGCGAGCAGGTGATCGTCGACCCCTGTCCGCCCGAGATCTGGGAGCGTCACCGCGCGCGGCGCGAGGCGCTGGCACTGGCCGCCGCCGAGGTCGACGAGTCCCTGGCCGATCTGGTGCTCTCCGGCGGGGAGCCGTCGCCCGAGCAACTGCGGGCCGCCATCCGCGCCGGAACCCTGGCGGGTACGCTCTTTCCCTGCTACGGCGGCAGCGCGCTGCGCAATCTGGGCGTACAGCCGCTGCTCGATGGCGTGATCGACTTCCTGCCGGCCCCGCTCGACCGACCCGCCGCGCTCGCCGAGCGGCCCGACGGGACGCACGAGGAGGTCGTCATGGCCCCGGACGGCCCGCTCGCCGCGCTCGCCTTCAAGGTCCAGCTCTGGGACGGGCGCCGCCATGTCTTCGCCCGGCTCTATCGCGGGCGGCTCTCACCGGGCGATGCGATCGAGTTCCTGACCGCCGACGGGCGCGTGCAGCGTGAACAGGTCGCGCGGTTGTTCGAGGTCGATGCCGGCAAGAAGACCAAGCGCGATCTGGCCGAGGCCGGAGACATCGTGCTCCTGGCCGGACTGCGCTTCGCCACTACGGGCGATACCCTCTGTACGCCGGGTCAGGTGCTGAGCCTGGAGCGCATCCAGGCCCACGACCCCGTGCTCGGGCTGGCCATCGAGCCGGCGGCCGGCACCGAGGAGGACAAGCTCGTCGAGGTGCTGGGCAAGGTCCGGCAGGAAGACCCCACACTGCGCGTCGAGGAGGACCCCGAGACCGGCCAGCGTCTGCTCAGAGGCATGGGCGAGCTGCACCTGCAGATCGTCATCGAGCGTCTGGAGCGCGAGTTCGGCGTCGGTGTGCGCGTCGGCCGGCCGGCCGTGGCCACGCGCGAAACCATCACTCAGCCGGCCAGCGCCGAGGCGCTGTTCGCCCCGCCACCCACGCCCGATCCGCGCCAGCCCGACCTGATGGCGCGCGCCGTCGTCAGCGTCCGGCTGCGCGAGCGGGGAGGCGGCAACCTGATCGAACTGGAGCCGCGTCTGCGGCCAGAGGGCGCCCAGCTCGACGAGGCGCACGTCCAGGCGATCCGCGAGTCGATCGACACCACCCTGACCAGCGGGCCGCTCCAGGGCGCTCAGGTGCTGGATGTGGCGGTCAGTGTCGAGGAGGTCGAACTCTTCGGCGCCGGCTCGACGCCGGCGGCCACGGCGGCCGCTGTCGGCAAGGCGCTGCGCAAGGCGCTGGAGAACGCGCGTCCGGCGTTGCTGACTCCCGTCATGCGTCTGGAGGTGGTCGTCCCGGAACCGAATCTGGGCGCGGTGCTCGGCGATCTCCAGGCGCGGCGCGCCCTGATCCAGGCCACCGAGATCCAGGACGATCTGGCCACGATCCGGGCCGAGGCCGCGCTGGAGCCCTTGCTCGGTTATGCCACGACGCTGCGCAGTCTCACCCAGGGACGCGGCCAGTTCAGCCTGGAGTTCGAGCGCTTCGATCTGTGA
- the ltrA gene encoding group II intron reverse transcriptase/maturase, with translation MFETMSMLNARRQKSAQAERAGVAHGEAGRAPVSDEANSPRRDTESTGSARLVAAALTRENLRQAWKRVKANKGAAGVDGLDIEQTARLLVTEWPKIRDQLLRGKYRPSPVRRVTIPKPDGGERELGIPTVTDRLIQQALLQVLQPRLEPTFSEHSYGFRPGRRAHDAILAAQGFIQSGRKIVVDVDLEKFFDRVNHDILIDRLQKRIDDAGIIQLIRAYLNSGIMNDGVVLERYQGTPQGGPLSPLLANVLLDEVDKVLEKHGHCFARYADDCNVYVRSRKAGERVMALLRKCYGTLRLKVNEAKSAVASVTGRTFLGYSFWFAKDGVKRRVADKPMATFKQSIRQLTRRSGGRRMAEVIDRLKPYLLGWKAYFGLAQTPRVWQSLGEWLRHRLRAIQLKQWRRGSTIYRELINLGAAEHVAKRVAQNSRCWWRNSAGELNRVLTIAYFDKLGLPRLS, from the coding sequence GTGTTCGAGACCATGTCGATGTTGAACGCAAGGCGTCAGAAGTCCGCGCAGGCGGAGCGGGCGGGAGTGGCGCACGGTGAAGCCGGGCGTGCCCCTGTCAGCGACGAAGCGAACAGCCCGCGACGGGACACCGAGAGCACAGGGTCAGCGCGGCTTGTTGCAGCCGCGCTGACGAGAGAGAACCTGCGGCAAGCGTGGAAGCGCGTTAAAGCCAACAAAGGGGCCGCGGGGGTTGATGGTCTGGACATTGAACAGACCGCACGCCTGCTTGTGACCGAGTGGCCGAAGATTCGCGACCAACTCCTGCGGGGGAAGTACCGGCCCAGTCCGGTACGACGGGTGACGATCCCGAAACCCGACGGTGGCGAGCGCGAGCTTGGCATCCCGACGGTCACGGATCGGCTAATCCAGCAAGCCCTGCTGCAAGTGCTGCAACCGAGGCTGGAGCCGACATTCAGCGAGCACAGCTACGGCTTTCGACCGGGACGGCGAGCCCACGACGCAATCCTGGCGGCGCAAGGCTTCATCCAATCCGGTCGCAAGATCGTGGTCGATGTCGACCTGGAGAAATTCTTTGATCGCGTCAATCACGACATCCTCATCGACCGCCTACAGAAACGCATCGATGACGCTGGGATCATTCAGCTGATTCGCGCGTACCTGAACAGCGGCATCATGAACGACGGTGTGGTGCTGGAGCGGTATCAAGGCACGCCGCAAGGTGGGCCGCTGAGTCCGCTACTGGCCAACGTGCTGCTGGATGAAGTGGATAAAGTGCTGGAGAAGCACGGCCATTGCTTTGCGCGCTACGCGGATGACTGCAACGTGTATGTGCGCAGTCGCAAAGCCGGCGAACGGGTGATGGCGTTGCTACGCAAGTGCTACGGCACGCTACGGCTCAAGGTCAATGAGGCCAAGAGTGCGGTGGCGAGCGTGACGGGAAGAACGTTTCTGGGCTACAGCTTCTGGTTTGCCAAGGATGGGGTGAAACGCCGGGTGGCCGATAAGCCGATGGCGACGTTCAAGCAGAGCATCAGGCAACTGACCCGACGCTCGGGCGGGCGCCGCATGGCGGAAGTCATCGACAGGCTTAAGCCTTATCTGTTGGGCTGGAAAGCCTACTTTGGGCTGGCGCAGACACCGCGCGTCTGGCAATCGCTGGGCGAATGGCTGCGGCACCGGCTACGGGCCATTCAGCTCAAGCAATGGCGGCGAGGCAGCACGATCTACCGGGAACTGATCAACTTGGGCGCCGCCGAGCATGTGGCAAAGCGTGTGGCGCAAAACTCCCGCTGCTGGTGGCGCAATAGTGCGGGCGAACTCAACCGAGTGTTGACCATTGCCTACTTCGACAAACTCGGCCTGCCCCGACTCTCATGA
- a CDS encoding chorismate--pyruvate lyase family protein, whose translation MHRYYGRATDAHSEPPFRCDGFVRAGEIVDATGERIALSQLPPFLRALMVTDGTVTKILEAYFWEPVVVDTLEQRFEVALEPVPWLDVERGDSCLIRDAQLRGVDSGRCFAEAFSLIRTQLIPPDFRRRLIDREIGIGVLIRDSGLESYREVLDVGLERTADGRAAVFRTYRITIEHQPVILITEYFPLELYR comes from the coding sequence ATGCATCGTTATTACGGACGCGCCACGGACGCTCACAGCGAACCGCCTTTTCGCTGCGATGGCTTCGTGCGGGCCGGCGAAATCGTCGACGCGACGGGCGAGCGCATCGCCTTGAGCCAATTGCCGCCCTTTCTACGAGCGCTCATGGTCACGGATGGCACCGTCACCAAGATCCTGGAAGCCTATTTCTGGGAGCCGGTCGTTGTCGATACGTTGGAGCAGCGTTTCGAGGTGGCGCTGGAGCCTGTGCCCTGGCTCGACGTCGAGCGCGGAGACTCCTGCCTGATCCGCGATGCCCAGCTGCGTGGTGTCGACAGCGGACGTTGTTTCGCCGAAGCCTTTTCACTGATCCGTACCCAGCTCATCCCGCCCGACTTCCGCCGTCGGCTCATCGATCGTGAGATCGGTATCGGCGTCCTGATCCGCGACAGCGGACTGGAGAGCTATCGCGAGGTATTGGACGTGGGATTGGAACGAACGGCCGATGGCAGAGCAGCGGTGTTCCGTACCTACCGCATCACGATCGAGCATCAGCCGGTGATTCTGATCACCGAATACTTTCCGTTGGAGCTGTATCGTTAG
- a CDS encoding ABC transporter ATP-binding protein, which yields MASITLENVSVSFPVYSASTRSLKNRLIQSATGGQIRADTVSQRISVVQALQDINITLEDGDRLGLIGHNGAGKTTLLRVLGGIYEPNSGRVDVQGSTVPLFDIALGMNQESTGYENIILRGLFLGLSRQKIHAMMDEIAEFTELGDFLDLPIRTYSAGMQMRLAFAVSTSVVPDILLLDEGIGAGDASFLHKARERLERFTERVSIIVLSSHSEDLVRSMCSKSLLMEHGRVVFAGPTDEALERYRAMRGW from the coding sequence TTGGCCTCGATCACGCTGGAGAACGTCTCGGTCTCCTTTCCCGTCTACAGCGCCTCGACGCGCTCGCTCAAGAACCGCCTGATCCAGAGCGCAACCGGCGGCCAGATCCGCGCTGATACGGTCTCGCAGCGCATCTCGGTGGTGCAGGCGTTGCAGGACATCAACATCACGCTCGAAGACGGCGACCGGCTCGGACTCATCGGTCACAACGGCGCCGGAAAGACCACGCTGCTGCGGGTGCTCGGCGGGATCTATGAACCGAACAGCGGACGGGTGGATGTCCAGGGTTCGACCGTACCCCTGTTCGACATCGCGCTCGGGATGAACCAGGAGAGCACCGGCTACGAGAACATCATCCTGCGCGGACTCTTCCTCGGGCTATCGCGCCAGAAGATCCACGCCATGATGGACGAGATCGCCGAGTTCACCGAATTGGGCGACTTCCTCGATCTGCCGATCCGCACCTACTCGGCCGGCATGCAGATGCGGCTGGCCTTTGCGGTCTCGACCTCGGTGGTGCCGGACATCCTGCTGCTCGACGAGGGCATCGGAGCCGGTGATGCGTCTTTTCTGCACAAAGCGCGTGAGCGTCTGGAGCGCTTCACCGAGCGCGTCTCCATCATCGTGCTGTCTTCGCATTCGGAGGATCTGGTGCGCAGCATGTGCTCCAAGTCGCTGCTGATGGAGCATGGCCGGGTGGTCTTCGCCGGCCCGACCGACGAGGCGCTGGAGCGTTATCGGGCCATGCGTGGATGGTAA
- a CDS encoding alanine-zipper protein, which yields MTKIVKAASISVAALLLLGGCTTDQTARDMAQQAMDTANSAQACCNSNTERLDRMYQKIMGK from the coding sequence ATGACCAAGATCGTCAAGGCTGCTTCCATCTCTGTCGCCGCTCTGCTGCTGCTCGGCGGCTGCACCACCGACCAGACCGCTCGCGACATGGCTCAGCAGGCCATGGACACTGCCAACAGTGCCCAGGCGTGCTGCAACTCCAACACCGAGCGTCTGGACCGGATGTATCAGAAGATCATGGGCAAGTGA
- a CDS encoding sodium:solute symporter family protein — protein MTPLEIWTYSIVGLTFALYIGIAIWARAGSTSEFYVAGGGVHPVANGMATAADWMSAASFISMAGMLAFGGYGGSVFLMGWTGGYVLLALLLAPYLRKFGKFTAPEFIGDRYYANSARVVAVVCLILASVTYVIGQMTGIGVAFGRFLGISYEMGILAGMGIVAVYAILGGMKGITYTQIAQYVVLIFAYTIPAIFISLNLTGNPIPQLGLGSTYIGDDSGVSLLAKLDQVVTDLGFKEYTTQVMGSTLNMFVYTLSLMIGTAGLPHVIIRFFTVPKVADARYSAGWALVFIAILYTTAPAVGAMARLNLMDTIQIGPIGEESSNLVYDERPEWFKRWETTGLLKFEDKNGDGRIQYYDDKNAEFAAKAESFGWKGNEMVTVNNDIMVLANPEIAALPNWVIALVVAGGLAAALSTAAGLLLAISSAISHDLLKGVFMPQITEKNELMAGRLSMIGAIILAGYLGMNPPGFAAGTVAIAFGLAASSIFPALMLGIFAKRMNKNGAIAGMIAGITVTLLYVFQHKGILFIPGTDFLLPDMGMGANWFFGITPEAFGAIGALANFLVAALVSALSAPPPEHIQHLVEDVRIPRGAGAATGH, from the coding sequence ATGACCCCACTTGAGATCTGGACCTATTCCATCGTCGGCCTGACCTTCGCGCTCTACATCGGTATCGCGATCTGGGCACGCGCCGGCTCCACCAGTGAATTCTACGTCGCCGGCGGCGGCGTGCATCCGGTCGCCAATGGCATGGCGACGGCGGCCGACTGGATGTCGGCAGCCTCCTTCATCTCCATGGCCGGCATGCTCGCCTTCGGCGGCTACGGCGGCTCGGTGTTCCTGATGGGCTGGACCGGCGGCTATGTACTGCTGGCTCTGCTGCTGGCGCCCTATCTGCGCAAATTCGGCAAGTTCACGGCGCCCGAGTTCATCGGCGACCGCTACTATGCCAATTCGGCGCGCGTGGTGGCCGTCGTCTGTCTGATCCTGGCCTCCGTGACCTACGTCATCGGTCAGATGACGGGTATCGGCGTGGCCTTCGGGCGCTTCCTCGGCATCTCCTACGAGATGGGCATCCTGGCCGGCATGGGTATCGTCGCCGTCTACGCCATCCTCGGCGGCATGAAGGGCATCACCTATACCCAGATCGCGCAGTATGTGGTGCTGATCTTCGCCTACACCATCCCGGCGATCTTCATCTCGCTGAACCTGACCGGCAACCCCATCCCGCAACTGGGTCTGGGCAGCACCTATATCGGCGACGACAGCGGTGTCTCGCTGCTGGCCAAGCTCGATCAGGTGGTCACGGATCTCGGGTTCAAGGAATATACCACCCAGGTGATGGGCAGCACGCTCAACATGTTCGTCTACACCCTGTCGCTGATGATCGGTACCGCCGGTCTGCCGCACGTCATCATCCGTTTCTTCACCGTGCCCAAGGTCGCCGATGCGCGCTATTCGGCCGGCTGGGCGCTGGTCTTCATCGCCATCCTCTACACCACGGCTCCGGCGGTCGGCGCCATGGCGCGTCTGAACCTGATGGACACCATCCAGATCGGCCCGATCGGCGAGGAGAGCAGCAACCTGGTCTACGACGAGCGTCCCGAGTGGTTCAAGCGCTGGGAGACCACGGGTCTCCTGAAGTTCGAGGACAAGAACGGCGACGGTCGTATCCAGTATTACGACGACAAGAACGCCGAGTTCGCCGCCAAGGCCGAGTCCTTCGGCTGGAAAGGCAACGAGATGGTCACGGTCAACAACGATATCATGGTGTTGGCCAACCCCGAGATCGCGGCCCTGCCCAACTGGGTGATCGCGCTGGTGGTCGCCGGCGGTCTGGCGGCGGCGCTCTCGACGGCCGCCGGTCTGCTGCTGGCCATCTCCTCGGCGATCTCGCATGACCTGCTCAAGGGCGTGTTCATGCCGCAGATCACCGAGAAGAATGAGCTGATGGCCGGGCGTCTGTCCATGATCGGTGCCATCATCCTCGCCGGCTATCTGGGCATGAATCCACCCGGATTCGCAGCGGGAACCGTGGCCATCGCATTCGGTCTGGCCGCTTCCTCGATCTTCCCCGCACTCATGCTCGGCATCTTCGCCAAGCGCATGAACAAGAACGGGGCGATTGCGGGCATGATCGCCGGTATCACCGTGACCCTGCTCTATGTGTTCCAGCACAAGGGCATCCTCTTCATTCCGGGCACCGACTTCCTGCTGCCCGACATGGGGATGGGCGCCAACTGGTTCTTCGGCATCACGCCCGAGGCCTTCGGCGCGATCGGCGCGTTGGCGAACTTCCTGGTCGCCGCGCTGGTCTCGGCGCTCTCCGCCCCGCCGCCCGAGCACATCCAGCACTTGGTCGAGGACGTGCGCATCCCGCGTGGCGCTGGAGCCGCCACGGGTCATTGA
- a CDS encoding L,D-transpeptidase family protein has translation MRGLELGGRPRAWLVPALCASLLGWGAHQGAWAETFRLENPNDSVVGTPFYFTARAKDTLLDIARQNNLGFDDMRQANPKVDIWVPGEGTQVLVPAFYVLPNVPHQGIVVNRAEKRLYYYPPNSPNEVRIYAITVGKDAMATPLGNFDVIEKRKDPTWTPGPQVRANHAAKGHILPPTVPPGPDNPLGRFAMRLSNPDYLIHGTNQPWGMGLEVSGGCIRMYPEGIEELYGMADLKTPVAIIDQPYKYGWLGDELYLEVQTGEKSVRLSYRSVIPESVANAEGVTIDWEAVKQAVEEDSGVPQVVGHRSGSGQANHLPMIF, from the coding sequence ATGAGAGGTCTTGAACTTGGCGGACGCCCCCGAGCCTGGCTCGTGCCGGCGCTCTGCGCATCGCTGCTCGGCTGGGGCGCGCACCAGGGCGCCTGGGCCGAGACCTTCCGGCTGGAGAACCCCAACGACTCGGTCGTGGGCACGCCCTTCTATTTCACGGCACGCGCCAAGGATACACTGCTCGACATCGCCCGCCAGAACAATCTGGGCTTCGACGACATGCGTCAGGCCAACCCCAAGGTCGATATCTGGGTGCCGGGCGAGGGGACTCAGGTACTGGTTCCGGCCTTCTATGTGCTGCCGAATGTGCCGCACCAGGGAATCGTGGTCAATCGCGCCGAGAAACGGCTCTATTACTACCCGCCCAACAGCCCCAACGAGGTGCGCATCTATGCCATCACCGTAGGCAAGGATGCCATGGCCACGCCGCTGGGCAATTTCGACGTCATCGAGAAACGCAAGGATCCGACCTGGACACCCGGGCCGCAGGTGCGCGCCAACCATGCCGCCAAGGGGCACATCCTGCCGCCTACGGTGCCGCCGGGGCCGGACAATCCGCTCGGGCGTTTTGCCATGCGTCTGAGCAATCCGGATTATCTGATCCACGGCACCAACCAGCCCTGGGGCATGGGCCTGGAGGTCAGCGGCGGCTGCATCCGGATGTATCCGGAAGGGATCGAGGAACTCTATGGAATGGCCGATCTCAAGACGCCCGTGGCCATCATCGATCAGCCCTACAAGTACGGCTGGCTGGGTGACGAACTCTATCTGGAAGTGCAGACCGGAGAGAAGAGTGTCCGCCTGTCCTATCGCTCAGTGATTCCCGAGTCGGTGGCGAACGCGGAGGGGGTGACGATCGATTGGGAGGCCGTGAAACAGGCCGTCGAGGAAGACTCCGGTGTCCCACAGGTCGTGGGACACCGGAGCGGATCAGGTCAAGCGAATCACTTGCCCATGATCTTCTGA
- a CDS encoding GGDEF domain-containing protein, with product MSVNRMDFRDDLNTASDYLRMAVPQMVRRRIPPTPYNYALWYAHVQNAYPDLSRSLLAEFPENGPYDPEKSESLFFEYFVKHYLPTSPQARDLIADIVTRLTQAVSRNLRGTQNYGASLREAMTVFGESVIDPERIRTMVGQLLTETRDLESLTQAFQSELESAGAQVERLTRELEESERRARLDSLTKIPNRRGFDEALAQSLSGGDDEPTCLMLMDLDHFKRLNDTYGHPMGDRVLEIVGTVLAKLQSDHVFVARYGGEEFAVIVHDELEAAQMLAEQIRRQVAALQIRRKSTQDTIGAITVSIGLTRFRPGETAASLIERADTGLYRAKEGGRDRVVIA from the coding sequence ATGAGCGTCAACCGGATGGACTTCAGGGACGACCTGAACACGGCCTCGGACTATCTGCGCATGGCGGTACCGCAGATGGTGCGCCGCCGCATCCCGCCGACACCCTACAACTACGCGCTCTGGTATGCGCACGTCCAGAACGCCTATCCGGACCTGAGCCGCTCGCTGTTGGCCGAGTTTCCGGAAAACGGCCCCTATGATCCCGAGAAGAGCGAGTCGCTGTTCTTCGAGTATTTCGTCAAGCATTATCTCCCGACCAGTCCGCAGGCACGGGATCTCATCGCCGATATCGTCACCAGGCTGACCCAGGCGGTCTCGCGCAATCTACGCGGTACCCAGAACTATGGCGCCAGCCTGCGCGAGGCCATGACGGTCTTCGGGGAGAGCGTCATCGATCCGGAACGCATCCGCACCATGGTCGGTCAGTTGCTCACCGAGACGCGCGATCTGGAGAGCCTGACCCAAGCTTTTCAGAGCGAGCTGGAATCGGCCGGCGCCCAGGTCGAGCGGCTCACGCGCGAGCTGGAGGAGAGCGAACGGCGCGCGCGTCTGGATTCGCTGACCAAGATCCCGAACCGGCGCGGCTTCGACGAGGCGCTGGCCCAGTCGCTCTCGGGTGGCGACGACGAGCCGACCTGTCTGATGCTGATGGATCTCGACCACTTCAAGCGGCTCAACGACACCTATGGTCATCCGATGGGCGATCGGGTGCTGGAGATCGTCGGCACTGTCCTGGCCAAATTGCAAAGCGACCATGTGTTCGTCGCCCGCTATGGCGGTGAGGAGTTCGCGGTCATCGTCCACGACGAGCTGGAAGCGGCCCAGATGCTCGCGGAGCAGATCCGCCGTCAGGTCGCCGCGCTCCAGATCCGGCGCAAGAGCACCCAGGACACCATCGGCGCGATCACGGTCTCCATCGGTCTGACGCGCTTCCGGCCGGGCGAGACGGCCGCGTCCCTGATCGAGCGCGCCGACACCGGACTCTATCGGGCCAAGGAGGGCGGACGCGACCGGGTGGTGATCGCCTGA